Genomic window (Paenibacillus sp. JQZ6Y-1):
ATGTAATTCTCCAAATAAGTACAGACGTTCTTCCTGAATGCATAGTTTGATTCCTTTTTGACAATACAATAAAGAGTTCTGATATTGCTCCAGATTGATTAATGCTTTGGATAGATTGTAGTAGAGACGTAATTGGATATTACGATCCTGTACGAGAGGAAGTTTGTCCAAGCTTTGTAATGCAGTATGAAATGTCTCTGCTGCTTGGCTGTATTCGTGCAATTGGTCGTGAATAATTCCGATGCTGTTCAGAATCTCGGTTTGACGTTCAGAGTAGATTCGATTGATTTGTGGTGTGAGGTCGAGTGACGCACACAGACATTGCATTGCATAGTCGGCATTTTTATAAATCTGAAAGTGGCACATGCCTTCATGCCATAACAAAAACTGCTTTTTGTCTTTGGAGTCGAATAGCGGATTATCTTTTTCTTTTTGTACCATCCATAATGCTTCATCGTATTCTTTGTTCCTGGCATGCTTTCGTAAAAAATAAAAGAAATCACTCACGTAATCAAATTCAGGGCTTCTTACAAACGAAAAGAAATAATCCAATGTAATGCCAAGCCTGCTGGTCAACTCAGATAATGTGCTGCTTAATGGAAGAATGTCACCTTTTTCAATTTTGCTGATTTGCGCTTGAGTACATATGTCTTGTGCCAGCTGTTGCTGCGACATTCCCATTTCTAGTCTAAACTTTTTTAAAGTTGATCCTAACGTATTATACTGCTGCATGCCATTCTCCTTTCTTCATGATACATGGAATATGCCTACAATTATATTTTATCACGCTACAAGTACTATTTGTTATTAAGTGTAATAAAACCCAAAAAATATGATCATTCTGGCTTTTTCCACCCTTTTAGACAATGTTGTATGATCAATTCAGTTCTTACATAAGGAGTGGTGATCATGAACATTGTATTCAAATCATTGTGTGCAGGGCTGCTATTTTTTTCAACAGTTAACTCCATATTGACAATAAGTATGACCACCATGCATCCCGCTTCTACTCATGATGTGATCTTTTCCGGCAAGCAGGAAGAACTGCCTCACGAAAATGGATTAAAGGTCTAATTGACTTTTAATAAATATTACTCGTGAAAGGAGGAGTCCATCATGAAAAAAAGTATCGTTCTGAAACCTGTTGACGCGAAAGACCTGAAAGAACTGGAAGCGAACCGCAGAAATGCTTCTGGTTGCTGTGCAAGCGGACGCTGTGCTTCTGGCCGCTGTTAATATACTTAGGAGGTGCAGAAAGCTTCGGCTTTTTGCACCTCCATTCCTTTTCTCAAGGAGGAATGGGCATGCTGATCATTATGTGGATTGTGTTGGTCTATATTTTGTTTACGTTCGTAAGCACGTATATTCATGAACTTGGGCACGCGTTAAGTGCTTATGCTCTTGGTGCTAATCAGGTAGTTATTGCCAAAAGTCGTCGTTCGTATCAGGTAGAGTTCAAAACATACTTTGCGTTTGAACAGGAGATGACAGAAAAGCAAAATATCATTGTCAGTGTAGCGGGCGTAGGATTGCAATTTATTTTCTCTATGATTCTGATCTGGCAGCCTTTCTCCATGATGCTATCCTGTATCGCGCTCATCTATATGCCTTATATTTCCTTTAACCTTTTACCATTTTATGGATTGGACGGTCATTATGTATTGGAAAACATGGCTACATTCAAAATGCGAATATGGAGTATATTGCTGTACCTTTCATTTTGCATTAGTTGGATAGCAGCCTTATCGGGTTTACAAAGTATATTAGCATTGTCTCATTCGTACGCTCAATGGACGTACCTGTTATTGTGCCTGCTGATATGGGGACAGGTGGTACTGAAATTTATACGCTATTCCATAAAAGGAAGAAGGTTGGAACATGAATAAGACGAAATATGTATTAGATAAAAATCTTCGGGGCGAGGCAATCATTAGCGATTCTTCTTTGGAAAACTTTTGGCTATCTGAAGACGTTACATGTTCCAGCCCTACGCAGGATATATGCTTCTATCACGCCTCTCTACCATCCGCCCCTTATTCGGAGCAACTTCATATTATGGGTCTACCCTTCGCTGACGGCTCCAACCATCCAGACAGCAAGGTACGGCAGTTTCCGGCGACGCTACGTTATGTGAGTACGAAAACGCCGCTTTACCCAGCACTGGAACGTACACAATCCAGTGGAATTTTCGATATAAACTATCAGGAGCATATCCTCACCCATTGTCATCTACATGATTGCGGCGACATGGCGCTCCAAGACTACAATGCTGAAGCACTTTCACAATCGTTGGAACTGCCGATTCGGCAATTTTGCTCCGCTAACGCCAAATTTGCATATATTGGCGGCGATCACTCGGTTACATACCATATTCTGAAACAATTGAAGCAGAATGGTCGACGTATTCTTTATTTACATTTTGATGCCCACCTGGATTGCGGCTCTGATCCTCTACGCCTGGATCATGAAGTACATCACGGAAATTTTGTGCGTCATTTACTTGCCAATCAAATTGTTGAGCATGTGATACAGCTCGGTGTTCGGGGACTTCGCTCACTTGGGCAATATTATGAGCATCCACGCCTATCCTGTATTCCTGCTGCACAATTGAATGCGCAAGAACTACAGCATATATTGGAATCGTTATCAGCGTATCATTATGATATCTACGTCTCATTCGATGTCGATGTTTTGGACCCTTCTGTATTTCCTTTTGTTGATTTCCCTTCTCCTGGTGGTCCGTCTGTACATGTATTGCTGGATGTCATTCGCAGCTTGCGGTATGTACCAGGCATCATCGGCATGGATCTGGTCGAAGGTCATGGCGCAGATATAAACGCAGAACGTATTCCTTTTCAATATGACACTGTGATTCATATCTTCTCTCAGTTACTGCATATGCTTCAACAATCTGTATCTATTCCAGAAAGGAGCATCCCCCATGAATACGAAAACAACACCATTACAAAATGAGTTAGATCAACTGCTTCGATATGAAAAAGAACATGGACTGGGCTATGATGATTTTATGGCACTCGTGAACATCTCCAAAGAGCTGCTGCCATTAGATTCCGCTGATACCAATCATATTGAATCCACTTGGATGAAATATCGTATGAACAATCTGGAACAAAATGAATATCGTTTATCCCCAGATGCCTTTGCTGGTTTTGACGAGATTGTCGGTGCCGAGCATATTTTACAATGTGTTCGAAACAAGGGAGTATTCGGTACGTTTCATTATGGAGCCTATCGATATGTCGGTCTTGAACTGGTACGCATGATGGAGAATCTGAATTCGCGTCTGGATGTGGTGGTGGATCAGGATTCGTATGATAGCGAAAAGGAACTGGAGCCATGGAACGATATTCGTCGAGAGTCGGATATTCATTATATTGTTTCCGAGGAGCAGGGCAGCGGTCTAAAGTTGGTACGCATTCTTCGCAACCGTGGAAATATTCTCCTCTATCTCGACGGTAATACCGGGTCCGGCGAGGATTCGCAGCCTCTCGTTTGTCAGCATTTGACTTCTTCCGTGCAGATGCGTAGCGGGATTTACCGTCTGGTATCGCTATTAAAAAAAGAACTGTGTATTGTAATCGCGGATCAATCGGAACCGGGTCATAATCGTCTGATCGCCTATAAACCATTTGCTGTAGATAAAACAACATTGCAGAGCAGTGCGGATCATAGTTATTCCCTATTTCGCGATTCCCTGATGAAGCGACCGGATTTGTGGCGTTTCTGGTATCGTCATCATCAGTATGTGCATCAGTGGCGCGACACACTTACTGATGAGAGTTCCTTTTCGCCAAATGTCGATTGGATAGATGAGGAGTATGGGTTAGGTGTGGATTTGAGAACGGGTCAGATTTACGAAACCAAAACAAACTGAGGTTGATCATATGAAGCTGTGGAAAAACCGACCTTTTGTATATTTGTTTCTCGCCCGCTTTGTAGCGTTAATCGGTGATGGTTTATTATTTTTAGCCTTATTGAAAATGCTGGAATTGCAGCAAACGGGGAGTATAGGATTGTCGTTTTATTATTTAGCTGCCGGTATCCCCGCTTTTCTGTTTGCGATTCCAGCAGGTGCCGTTGTCGAAAAATCCAATTTACAAAAAACGATGATCATAACGGATCTGACGCGTGCGCTATTGATCGTTATATTTATCGTCATGCAAATCTATGGTTGGCAGCATCCGGCACTAATTTATACGCTGTTGTTCGTTATTACGATCAACGATATGTTTTTTCTGCCTGCCAGCCAATCGCTACTGCGCTGGATCGTTCCAGAGGAGTTACGACCTTCCGCCAACGGTCAATTGCAAATGGCCATGATGACCGGCAAGTTGCTGTCCTATTCGATGGGTGCATTTTTAATCAAACAAGGGATGAGCCTATCCATGCTGTTAGTCGTGACGATTGCAACGTTTCTATGTTCGGCTAGCATTGTACTACGTATTCGCCCGTATATTGTCAATCACAGTAATCAAACAGCTAAAACACTTCAACTTGCTGTTGAGGGTGTGCGATTTATACAACGAACGCCTGTTATTCGTAGCATCT
Coding sequences:
- a CDS encoding arginase family protein, whose amino-acid sequence is MNKTKYVLDKNLRGEAIISDSSLENFWLSEDVTCSSPTQDICFYHASLPSAPYSEQLHIMGLPFADGSNHPDSKVRQFPATLRYVSTKTPLYPALERTQSSGIFDINYQEHILTHCHLHDCGDMALQDYNAEALSQSLELPIRQFCSANAKFAYIGGDHSVTYHILKQLKQNGRRILYLHFDAHLDCGSDPLRLDHEVHHGNFVRHLLANQIVEHVIQLGVRGLRSLGQYYEHPRLSCIPAAQLNAQELQHILESLSAYHYDIYVSFDVDVLDPSVFPFVDFPSPGGPSVHVLLDVIRSLRYVPGIIGMDLVEGHGADINAERIPFQYDTVIHIFSQLLHMLQQSVSIPERSIPHEYENNTITK
- a CDS encoding helix-turn-helix domain-containing protein, whose translation is MQQYNTLGSTLKKFRLEMGMSQQQLAQDICTQAQISKIEKGDILPLSSTLSELTSRLGITLDYFFSFVRSPEFDYVSDFFYFLRKHARNKEYDEALWMVQKEKDNPLFDSKDKKQFLLWHEGMCHFQIYKNADYAMQCLCASLDLTPQINRIYSERQTEILNSIGIIHDQLHEYSQAAETFHTALQSLDKLPLVQDRNIQLRLYYNLSKALINLEQYQNSLLYCQKGIKLCIQEERLYLFGELHYQMGINLVNLQRREEGRSYINKARSIFELTHKTELITIVDRELNSWSS
- a CDS encoding MFS transporter, whose amino-acid sequence is MKLWKNRPFVYLFLARFVALIGDGLLFLALLKMLELQQTGSIGLSFYYLAAGIPAFLFAIPAGAVVEKSNLQKTMIITDLTRALLIVIFIVMQIYGWQHPALIYTLLFVITINDMFFLPASQSLLRWIVPEELRPSANGQLQMAMMTGKLLSYSMGAFLIKQGMSLSMLLVVTIATFLCSASIVLRIRPYIVNHSNQTAKTLQLAVEGVRFIQRTPVIRSIFIIFGLAWLVGSSIDIFLISYLNQILHMGTENLYLISIFSLCGIVIGSLLAPWCYKTINKKIGFCLPSLIFGLVFVAYAMQLPLPVLLVSLMIGGIAQGIFITFVNSYLQEITSQDYYARISSFYTLLMQGASLPGFFLIGVLIERTGVLYTGYMIGLYMILLAVFSLFILPSLQKQKEEQTDIALPVHPLQDEYSVSNR